Proteins encoded together in one Thalassotalea crassostreae window:
- the dpdJ gene encoding protein DpdJ, whose translation MELAQLQKALDAIEEQEFKLLSWGDTDGYFTEDEIFNIIETSIPDEYPEDVLDELIRKAFIVSVKSNMVTETVYRSRMAHGVYLFRNLRQWMHGQKLEASKSLISDFRFLRRQRYYPLRNISSDSLISQCNKEGLSDSLVHQALRNQIGKFQLSGFQVRSTLRTLKAWNKHKIRTRFPSATITCAGTGGGKTMAFYLPALSALTKDIIEDNSQRVRVLALYPRQELLKDQFNETWSACRKLDEITLNKCGRKIRIGALFGNTPHEARYALKNNKDYFHSGLVQCGTKGCDGEMRWNKSDIEKNNERLVCHLCSSEINSEEVALTRKSIENNPPDILFTTTEMLNFNLGNPKRQHLFGIKTQKPIPLVLLDEVHTYSGNQGAQTAYLLRRWMKVSNSSPHFVGLSATLSDAENFFANLTGTNISRVKSVEPLTKEMESEGAEYLLALRGDPVSQTALLSTTIQSAMLTRRILDHHKEKPSESTWGTKTFIFTDDLDANNRLFSQLADAEGWWQRGNRLVHNSSGPLAKLRNPNDSEYSQETLLAYGQDWSALKYHGFSLNDSDRANVSRTSSQDVGVDKKSDVVVATATLEVGFNDSEVGAVIQHKAPRNVASYLQRKGRAGRSRETRPWTVIVLSEFGQDRETFQHYERLLDPEIKMLGLPIDNIHIHKMQSAMATLDWLSVKMNKNYWLLLNQPKDNKTGDIKSALTELLTIVDETILSGSRLQSELSDYLKNALQLTEPQVNSVLWQSPRPILLEFLPTLRKNITTHWGVWDVNHNKCVPWKDHNERWGSPVPDFIPDQLFSDLNLPAVDIGLVRQNNEVYWENMRFFQAMKEFAPGRISKRFSTYSGQSSDWLVPENFEPSIALHNTSQPFDIESAFGPSLNEIGEFKVKGESESIKVYKPYQIYPKSMFNQKVLSETSNAFLQWQSEFIPGANSEYLSPPSSNIWSRHLEQINFYTHRTMTPIDIIRFNLGSESELKFKRTNEKAKINFNWRKENKQVGIGTRLTVDAMRFTFKIGSDNFDSWLNDKELVSVLRTSYLQDKIRKSNICEQNIFMSDWLFECFLAIVSLESIKHDGNVKKAIELVLTDKSSYSLNEIPSLLFQQDMTLTSHEGEDSVELRDQKLQQALIEKLASPIFIKQISELANILYCELVEHHDFKNWAKKILGNTLSAGIQQMVCTAMPQIDEKTLIVDPVFDDDLNTLTIWLSEQDSGGSGVITQLQDLYADDPHRILGILTRSFEPGDYERLDSDLNALLRLSQENTNITDALYNLRDSKSHHQRIDANKALKLSLIKEGFQFSHSFSAVLHSRIVKSGSSSESDKNLFNYMSKWKEIEHLLGFELPMNIIGFLLATQNSSIESTQIFDSACKIQSVLWPRGSAVRQSVLSFYNQFKTDGYRTERLLAAQLCRDDISEVSLHETDWLSQLHELIREHGVAKLVIPQKLKTNICKAISELHVTPVDTNGLFFYPRVKSVQYKKESAILTIELAEAVV comes from the coding sequence ATGGAATTAGCGCAACTACAAAAAGCATTAGATGCTATTGAAGAACAAGAATTTAAGCTACTGAGTTGGGGAGATACCGATGGTTATTTTACTGAAGATGAAATATTCAATATTATTGAAACATCTATTCCTGACGAATATCCTGAAGACGTTCTAGATGAACTCATTAGAAAAGCATTTATAGTATCAGTTAAATCGAATATGGTTACGGAGACTGTATATCGGAGTAGAATGGCTCATGGCGTATATTTATTCCGCAATTTAAGGCAGTGGATGCATGGACAGAAGTTAGAAGCATCTAAATCATTGATTTCTGATTTTCGCTTTTTGAGGCGCCAAAGGTATTACCCATTAAGGAACATATCATCTGACTCATTAATTAGTCAGTGCAATAAAGAAGGGCTTTCTGATAGCTTGGTTCATCAAGCTTTGAGGAATCAAATAGGAAAATTCCAGTTGTCAGGATTTCAAGTAAGGTCTACCTTAAGAACTTTGAAAGCTTGGAATAAACACAAAATAAGAACGCGATTCCCTTCTGCAACGATTACTTGTGCTGGCACTGGTGGTGGTAAAACTATGGCTTTTTATCTACCAGCATTATCAGCCTTGACTAAAGATATCATAGAAGATAATTCGCAACGGGTCCGTGTACTTGCTTTATATCCAAGGCAAGAACTCCTTAAAGATCAGTTCAATGAAACCTGGAGTGCTTGTCGTAAGTTAGACGAAATAACCCTAAATAAATGTGGACGTAAAATCCGTATTGGAGCCTTATTTGGTAATACACCCCATGAAGCTAGGTATGCGCTAAAAAATAATAAAGATTATTTTCATTCTGGCCTAGTACAATGTGGAACCAAAGGTTGTGATGGTGAAATGCGCTGGAACAAGTCTGATATTGAAAAAAACAATGAGAGATTGGTTTGTCATTTATGTAGCAGTGAAATAAATAGTGAAGAAGTGGCCCTGACTCGTAAATCAATAGAAAATAATCCCCCTGATATATTATTTACTACTACCGAAATGTTAAATTTTAATTTGGGTAACCCTAAACGTCAGCATCTTTTTGGTATAAAAACTCAAAAGCCAATCCCTTTAGTTCTCCTTGATGAAGTTCATACTTATAGTGGAAATCAAGGTGCACAAACCGCTTATTTACTTCGTCGCTGGATGAAGGTCTCTAATAGTTCACCACACTTTGTAGGTTTATCTGCAACACTGTCAGATGCAGAAAATTTCTTTGCTAATTTAACTGGTACCAATATTTCACGAGTTAAATCTGTTGAACCTTTAACCAAAGAGATGGAGTCTGAAGGTGCTGAATACTTACTTGCCTTAAGAGGTGACCCTGTTTCTCAAACGGCGTTATTGTCTACAACGATACAGTCTGCAATGTTAACTCGTAGGATTTTAGACCATCATAAAGAAAAACCATCTGAGAGTACTTGGGGTACCAAAACCTTCATTTTTACCGATGATCTAGATGCTAACAACCGTCTGTTTTCTCAACTTGCCGATGCTGAAGGTTGGTGGCAAAGAGGTAATCGTTTAGTTCATAATTCAAGTGGACCGTTAGCAAAACTAAGAAATCCCAACGATAGTGAATATTCTCAAGAAACTCTATTAGCTTACGGACAAGATTGGTCTGCTTTAAAATATCATGGATTTTCATTGAATGATTCAGACCGAGCAAATGTATCAAGAACTTCGAGTCAAGATGTTGGTGTAGATAAAAAATCTGATGTTGTTGTTGCAACCGCTACTTTAGAAGTTGGTTTTAACGATTCTGAGGTAGGGGCTGTTATTCAACATAAGGCACCAAGGAACGTAGCTTCATACCTACAACGCAAAGGGCGAGCAGGTCGTTCTCGAGAAACAAGACCTTGGACCGTAATTGTATTATCAGAATTCGGTCAAGATAGAGAAACTTTTCAACATTACGAACGCCTATTAGATCCTGAAATTAAAATGCTAGGCTTGCCAATTGATAATATCCATATTCATAAGATGCAGTCTGCCATGGCAACACTAGATTGGTTAAGTGTTAAAATGAATAAAAACTATTGGCTTTTATTAAATCAACCTAAAGATAATAAAACGGGTGACATTAAAAGTGCACTTACAGAATTATTAACTATCGTGGATGAAACTATTTTATCAGGAAGTCGATTACAAAGTGAGTTGTCTGATTATTTGAAAAATGCACTTCAGCTAACAGAGCCTCAAGTGAACTCAGTCTTGTGGCAATCCCCTAGACCTATCTTGCTTGAGTTTTTACCTACTTTAAGAAAAAATATCACAACTCACTGGGGAGTATGGGATGTTAATCATAACAAATGTGTACCTTGGAAAGACCACAACGAACGATGGGGATCTCCTGTTCCTGACTTTATTCCAGATCAGTTATTTTCAGATTTAAATTTACCAGCGGTAGATATAGGCTTAGTCAGACAAAACAATGAAGTTTATTGGGAAAATATGCGATTTTTTCAAGCTATGAAAGAGTTTGCTCCAGGTCGAATTTCTAAAAGATTCTCCACCTATAGCGGTCAGTCATCAGATTGGTTAGTCCCTGAAAATTTTGAACCTTCAATCGCTTTACATAACACATCTCAACCTTTTGACATAGAAAGTGCTTTTGGTCCAAGTTTAAATGAAATTGGTGAATTTAAAGTAAAAGGTGAATCTGAAAGCATTAAAGTATATAAACCTTACCAGATTTACCCTAAGTCTATGTTTAATCAAAAAGTACTTTCAGAAACCAGTAATGCTTTTTTGCAGTGGCAATCTGAATTTATTCCAGGGGCTAATTCTGAATATTTATCGCCCCCTTCAAGTAACATATGGAGTCGTCATCTTGAACAAATAAATTTTTATACTCACAGAACCATGACTCCTATTGATATTATTCGTTTTAATCTTGGTTCAGAAAGTGAATTGAAATTTAAGCGCACAAATGAAAAAGCTAAAATCAACTTTAATTGGAGGAAAGAAAATAAACAAGTAGGAATTGGCACACGATTAACAGTCGACGCTATGCGTTTCACTTTTAAAATTGGTTCGGATAATTTTGATTCTTGGTTAAATGATAAAGAATTAGTTTCGGTGTTAAGAACAAGTTACTTACAAGACAAAATAAGAAAAAGTAATATTTGTGAGCAAAATATCTTCATGTCAGATTGGTTGTTTGAATGCTTTTTAGCGATCGTTTCTTTAGAAAGTATTAAGCATGACGGTAATGTAAAAAAGGCTATTGAGTTAGTATTAACTGACAAATCTAGTTATTCGTTAAATGAGATACCATCATTACTTTTTCAACAGGATATGACATTAACTTCTCATGAAGGCGAGGATTCAGTTGAACTGAGAGATCAAAAGTTGCAACAAGCGTTAATAGAAAAATTAGCGAGTCCAATCTTTATTAAACAAATCTCAGAGTTGGCTAATATTTTATACTGTGAGCTAGTTGAGCATCATGATTTTAAAAATTGGGCAAAAAAGATATTGGGTAATACATTATCTGCTGGTATTCAGCAGATGGTTTGCACTGCTATGCCTCAAATTGATGAAAAAACATTGATAGTCGATCCTGTTTTTGATGATGATCTTAATACATTAACTATTTGGCTATCTGAACAAGATAGTGGCGGTTCTGGTGTTATAACTCAGTTACAAGATCTGTATGCGGATGATCCTCATCGCATATTAGGTATATTAACTCGTAGCTTTGAGCCTGGAGACTATGAAAGACTTGATAGTGATTTAAATGCGTTACTCCGCTTGAGTCAAGAAAATACCAATATAACGGATGCACTTTACAATTTACGTGATTCAAAATCACATCACCAAAGAATAGATGCAAATAAAGCTCTTAAATTATCTTTAATAAAAGAGGGGTTCCAATTTTCTCATAGTTTTAGTGCCGTTCTCCATAGTCGAATAGTAAAATCTGGAAGTAGCAGTGAATCTGACAAAAATTTGTTCAACTACATGAGCAAGTGGAAAGAAATTGAACATCTTTTAGGTTTTGAGCTACCAATGAATATAATTGGATTTTTACTTGCTACTCAAAATTCATCCATTGAATCTACGCAAATTTTTGATTCTGCATGTAAAATTCAATCAGTGCTCTGGCCAAGAGGAAGTGCTGTTCGACAGTCAGTATTATCATTTTATAATCAGTTTAAGACTGATGGATACAGAACAGAGAGGCTTTTGGCTGCTCAATTATGTCGAGATGATATTTCTGAGGTATCTTTACATGAAACGGATTGGCTATCTCAGTTGCATGAACTTATTAGAGAGCATGGAGTTGCAAAACTGGTGATCCCTCAAAAATTAAAAACGAATATATGTAAAGCAATATCTGAATTGCATGTGACACCTGTAGATACGAACGGCTTGTTCTTTTACCCTCGAGTAAAATCTGTGCAATATAAAAAAGAGTCAGCTATTTTAACTATCGAATTAGCGGAGGCTGTTGTCTAA
- the dpdK gene encoding phospholipase D-like domain-containing protein DpdK, protein MSMRSSRTIFINNKFGIRQLKETLSNLLVGSCLSPDNLWLVSPWLTDFDLLDNRTGDWDALNPVWGTRIVKFSELLIYAIESGCKLNLVTNNDAINDAFEQRLLQKIDDPGALKVMKSEKLHTKGLLTPSYFLAGSMNFTYSGTHKNEEQLVLNLDADAILEAKLEFENLYGGIDYEK, encoded by the coding sequence ATGTCAATGAGATCTTCTAGAACTATTTTTATTAATAATAAATTTGGTATACGACAATTAAAAGAAACCTTAAGTAATTTGCTTGTTGGTTCATGCCTATCACCAGATAACTTATGGCTTGTTTCTCCATGGTTGACCGACTTTGATTTACTAGACAATCGAACAGGAGATTGGGATGCATTAAATCCGGTTTGGGGAACTCGCATCGTGAAATTCAGTGAGCTTCTTATATATGCTATTGAGTCCGGTTGTAAATTAAATCTAGTGACTAATAATGATGCTATTAATGATGCGTTCGAACAGCGATTATTACAGAAAATTGATGACCCCGGTGCGCTTAAGGTAATGAAATCCGAAAAGTTGCATACTAAAGGATTATTAACACCTTCATATTTTTTAGCTGGTAGTATGAACTTTACATATAGCGGCACTCACAAAAATGAAGAGCAATTAGTACTAAATTTAGATGCTGATGCTATTTTAGAAGCGAAGTTAGAATTCGAAAATTTATATGGTGGCATCGACTATGAAAAATAA
- the dpdD gene encoding protein DpdD, whose protein sequence is MKNNILRFFDDGNNWDLNKIRSGSYPEPLQSHLFKMLSNAESEKLPFIVPRLDENKQLWFYVVSDNLLQLNEIISMVKAYLGNSYIYLDPVEYKSSSDAIEKVLLEKLEHGFCRLAIPIAINVDKSSVYWVFDSLNKLIQQYHERPNLLRTIKRPVGTILRSFFTACKHRRGESAYDCYLELKVQQSLSNRNILSIEFQALYAASKWNDILFHPKVSDLLSGRVPRKLQAIFLRTIKEKIFNTFNIENSDLDLVKQSLLPYQTLFFSPPDIPKSEEYIHEWQSWVIGACAYSNAKVNQFAPDIIDTNWVKSVAVWAGLTQPHIQIQSEISKVSHLDTLLCEEPCTQAAQSLLQESLFADYAIAKRIYLRLSNYPSSIISGLLEKVAINNIWQNLDKEYGEQTEIIGWNSVFNYLSQDNPANEIKNIIQVVAQQFEYWKKSDVDIDELNVGIQSLSNSAASLILRDLLPLFIEWVEKTETKLSPDSIEHLMLTLVIDENNSIEDLLLCNDLIDQLLLQPHSKTQYVAMVDAIAECWSNVESINALEHCLEVFENLYDSPCACKNTRLTLWNSIQSFVIQNWVRLTPIQKFVIRDTCKALIGTVDHLPSELEEKVEQKIKIDLSGKKLAIYSLTETALKRSSTALKLMYPELDIATNHDKSATEALKHLVNSADYFVFAAKSAAHQAFYAITDKRKDLIYPLGKGSSSIIRCFNQFLEIQHK, encoded by the coding sequence ATGAAAAATAACATTCTTCGTTTTTTTGATGATGGCAATAATTGGGATCTCAATAAAATAAGAAGTGGTAGTTATCCTGAACCATTACAATCACATTTGTTTAAAATGTTATCTAACGCAGAATCCGAAAAACTACCTTTTATTGTACCCAGGTTAGATGAAAACAAACAATTATGGTTTTATGTTGTAAGTGATAATCTACTCCAGTTGAATGAAATAATAAGCATGGTTAAAGCCTATTTAGGCAATTCTTATATATATTTAGATCCTGTTGAATATAAATCTAGTAGTGATGCCATCGAGAAGGTATTACTAGAAAAATTAGAACATGGTTTTTGTCGACTGGCTATACCTATTGCTATTAACGTGGATAAAAGTAGTGTTTATTGGGTTTTTGATTCATTAAATAAACTAATTCAACAATATCATGAGCGTCCCAACTTACTTCGTACAATAAAGCGACCTGTTGGCACCATACTTAGAAGTTTTTTTACCGCATGCAAACATAGAAGAGGGGAAAGCGCCTACGATTGTTATTTGGAGTTAAAAGTACAACAATCACTAAGTAATAGAAATATTTTATCAATTGAATTTCAAGCACTTTATGCTGCTTCAAAATGGAATGATATATTATTTCATCCTAAAGTATCTGATCTACTTTCTGGGAGGGTACCAAGAAAATTACAAGCGATATTTCTAAGGACCATAAAAGAAAAAATATTTAACACATTCAATATTGAAAACTCAGATTTAGACTTAGTTAAACAAAGTTTATTGCCATATCAGACATTATTTTTCTCACCACCTGATATTCCTAAGTCAGAAGAGTATATTCATGAATGGCAGAGTTGGGTGATAGGTGCTTGTGCTTATAGTAATGCAAAAGTTAACCAATTTGCCCCTGATATCATAGATACCAATTGGGTTAAAAGTGTAGCTGTTTGGGCTGGTTTAACTCAACCTCATATTCAAATACAGTCTGAAATATCAAAGGTTAGTCATTTGGATACATTATTGTGTGAAGAACCATGCACTCAAGCTGCACAAAGTTTGTTGCAAGAATCTTTATTTGCTGATTATGCTATAGCGAAACGAATTTACTTAAGGCTAAGTAACTATCCAAGTTCAATAATAAGCGGACTCCTTGAAAAAGTAGCAATTAATAATATTTGGCAAAATTTAGACAAAGAATATGGTGAACAAACTGAGATCATTGGATGGAATAGCGTATTCAATTATTTATCTCAGGATAATCCAGCAAATGAAATAAAAAACATTATACAAGTTGTTGCACAGCAATTTGAATACTGGAAAAAGTCAGATGTTGATATCGATGAGCTTAACGTCGGCATTCAAAGTTTATCAAACTCAGCAGCATCTTTAATCTTAAGGGATCTTTTACCATTATTTATAGAATGGGTCGAAAAAACGGAAACTAAATTATCACCTGACTCAATAGAGCATTTAATGCTTACTTTGGTAATAGATGAAAATAACTCAATAGAAGACTTATTGTTATGTAATGATTTAATTGATCAATTACTGTTACAGCCTCACTCTAAAACTCAATATGTTGCGATGGTGGATGCCATTGCTGAGTGCTGGTCAAATGTAGAAAGCATAAATGCATTAGAGCATTGCCTTGAGGTTTTTGAAAATTTATATGATAGTCCTTGTGCCTGTAAAAATACCAGGCTTACTTTATGGAACAGCATACAAAGTTTTGTAATTCAAAATTGGGTCAGACTTACCCCTATTCAAAAATTCGTAATACGAGATACATGTAAAGCATTAATTGGAACTGTTGATCATTTACCATCAGAACTAGAAGAAAAAGTAGAGCAAAAAATTAAGATTGACTTATCAGGAAAAAAATTAGCAATCTATTCATTAACCGAAACGGCTTTAAAACGCTCATCTACGGCTTTGAAGCTAATGTATCCTGAACTTGATATCGCTACTAATCATGATAAGTCTGCCACGGAAGCGTTAAAGCATTTAGTTAATTCCGCTGATTACTTTGTCTTCGCGGCAAAAAGTGCAGCACATCAAGCATTTTATGCGATAACGGATAAAAGAAAAGATCTAATTTATCCACTAGGTAAAGGCTCTAGTAGTATCATTAGATGTTTTAATCAGTTCTTAGAAATACAACATAAATAA
- the queC gene encoding 7-cyano-7-deazaguanine synthase QueC: MKKLVVVYSGGMDSFTVLNKAVKEGFEVYALSFDYGQKHNKELICAKNVCRDLNITHKILDIKSISSLFTSSSLVSSDIDVPDGHYEEENMKSTVVPNRNMILISLAIGYAVDIEAEGVWYGAHAGDHTIYPDCRPEFVNVMDQASKVANFEPVYIHAPYLDTDKIGILKDGLAWGLDYSKTWTCYKGQEKACGTCGSCVERLEAFEVNNCIDPITYRI, translated from the coding sequence ATGAAAAAGCTTGTTGTAGTCTATTCTGGTGGTATGGATTCTTTTACGGTTTTAAATAAAGCGGTTAAAGAAGGGTTTGAAGTATATGCTTTATCTTTTGATTATGGGCAAAAACATAATAAAGAATTAATCTGTGCAAAAAATGTTTGCAGAGACCTAAATATTACCCACAAAATATTAGATATAAAATCTATATCGAGTTTGTTTACAAGTTCTTCACTAGTTTCGAGTGATATAGATGTACCAGATGGTCATTATGAAGAAGAAAATATGAAGTCAACGGTTGTACCAAACCGCAATATGATTTTAATCTCGCTGGCCATTGGATATGCTGTTGATATTGAAGCTGAAGGCGTTTGGTATGGAGCACATGCTGGCGACCACACAATATACCCAGATTGCAGACCTGAATTCGTAAATGTAATGGACCAAGCTTCTAAAGTTGCCAATTTTGAACCCGTTTATATACATGCGCCATATTTGGATACTGATAAAATTGGCATACTTAAAGATGGGTTAGCTTGGGGACTCGATTACTCGAAAACTTGGACCTGTTATAAAGGCCAAGAAAAAGCCTGTGGCACATGCGGTTCTTGTGTTGAAAGATTAGAGGCTTTTGAGGTCAATAACTGCATAGATCCAATAACATACCGAATATAA
- a CDS encoding DGQHR domain-containing protein, with product MEKIILRIQVIKKLVNGVEVFSGWVEGKKVRDVAKIVHITREGKYIHGYQRSELPKHIESIKDYVESPKSAILANLVIGFNKSVTFTPLEEGSEFGHLEVPYYPEGPSMELPGAIVDGQQRSGGIKNSFHESYPLPVSIFISEDENDYIQQFLILNLGKPLTSVQLNALALNDNIYKPPALAVKAFPLSISEELGFGDNSNGRPPLKGLIKSNGNPQGKIAESSITEFVSNVERMILKSINIRVHQELTKESKKLFVQIINNFWIAITDVFKHEWENISKSMKDTYIIHGTSIFGFSFLCRHMIRVFLEDKPKGEVHIPSIEFFMQELKLIAHKCHFSKTSWNLGLIKSDEEGGEDIKFSRRWHDFQNTTSEKQLFAGNLLKIYEVEKGFKTDHDVYFS from the coding sequence ATGGAAAAGATCATATTGAGAATCCAAGTAATCAAAAAACTTGTAAATGGCGTTGAGGTTTTTAGTGGCTGGGTTGAAGGAAAAAAAGTTAGAGATGTTGCTAAAATAGTTCATATTACTAGGGAAGGTAAATATATTCATGGTTACCAACGAAGCGAATTACCTAAACATATCGAGTCTATAAAAGATTATGTCGAATCACCAAAATCGGCTATTTTAGCTAATTTAGTTATCGGTTTTAATAAGTCAGTAACTTTCACTCCGCTAGAAGAAGGCAGCGAATTTGGACATTTAGAGGTTCCATACTATCCTGAAGGTCCTTCAATGGAGTTGCCTGGTGCAATAGTTGATGGACAGCAACGTTCAGGTGGGATCAAAAATAGTTTTCATGAAAGCTATCCCTTGCCTGTTTCTATATTCATTTCTGAAGATGAAAATGATTATATTCAACAATTTCTAATTCTTAATTTAGGTAAGCCACTAACTTCCGTTCAATTAAACGCCTTAGCGCTTAATGATAATATATATAAACCGCCAGCATTAGCTGTAAAAGCCTTCCCTTTATCGATATCAGAAGAGTTAGGTTTTGGCGATAACAGCAATGGCAGACCGCCCTTAAAGGGATTAATAAAATCTAATGGAAACCCACAAGGTAAAATAGCTGAATCTTCTATTACTGAGTTTGTTTCAAATGTAGAAAGAATGATACTTAAATCTATCAACATTAGAGTACATCAAGAATTAACTAAAGAATCTAAAAAACTATTTGTGCAGATTATTAACAATTTTTGGATAGCCATTACTGATGTTTTCAAACATGAATGGGAGAATATCTCTAAGAGTATGAAAGATACCTATATAATTCATGGTACGAGCATCTTTGGTTTTTCGTTTTTATGCCGTCACATGATAAGAGTGTTTTTAGAAGATAAACCAAAAGGCGAAGTTCATATTCCGTCTATTGAGTTTTTTATGCAAGAATTAAAATTGATTGCTCATAAATGTCACTTTAGTAAAACATCATGGAATTTAGGACTCATTAAAAGCGACGAAGAAGGAGGTGAAGATATTAAGTTCTCTAGAAGGTGGCATGACTTTCAAAATACAACTTCAGAGAAGCAGTTGTTTGCCGGTAATTTATTAAAAATTTACGAAGTCGAAAAAGGTTTTAAAACTGATCATGATGTTTATTTTAGCTAA
- the dpdA gene encoding tRNA-guanine transglycosylase DpdA produces the protein MTTFNYYFPDNLDFVDPKFNGITNEKTKNHRKYDDDAYPHEILKDLPYNGMLVSLAGVGTMQKKGKYYTQELTEDFYYYGAKKFLRLDNDKFKNVLLMGDCGAFDYVNEPEPPYTLDELIEFYERGGFDCGISLDHIVFQYAKDDEALNKIPYADIREAERRINITLKNAEEFYIKTHQDDPKKRKFIAYGVAHGFDKESFISSVKKLEEIGYRHITIGGMIKSKTPDLLDLLETLSTTKSAETQFHLLGICRFENIPAYAKYGVTSADSTSPLMQGIKAGKYFDFNDESHELIQSLSIRIRQCDHENVQKLIDKHRNGIRNLVSQMLANNEIDIDLSNKALSTNECVKRLESDCIKKLIKYDANGEGFESTFKALMAYEKVTTPDYLVKEMTSVKKATLAKDKHRVHNFLRERPWKNCSCGICESGIMNIVFRSNQTNRRRGIHNLAMVTKHKDKVIDVLKNAEVEA, from the coding sequence GTGACAACTTTTAATTACTATTTTCCAGACAATTTAGATTTTGTTGATCCTAAATTTAATGGTATTACCAATGAAAAAACTAAGAATCATAGAAAATATGACGATGACGCATATCCGCATGAAATATTAAAAGATTTACCTTATAACGGAATGCTTGTTTCTCTAGCTGGTGTTGGAACAATGCAAAAGAAAGGTAAATACTACACTCAAGAATTGACCGAAGACTTTTATTATTACGGTGCTAAGAAGTTTTTAAGACTTGATAATGATAAATTCAAAAATGTTTTGCTAATGGGCGATTGTGGAGCTTTTGACTATGTAAATGAGCCTGAACCACCTTACACTTTAGATGAATTAATTGAATTCTATGAACGTGGTGGTTTTGATTGTGGCATTTCACTCGATCACATTGTTTTCCAATATGCGAAAGATGATGAAGCTTTAAATAAAATCCCATATGCTGATATTAGAGAAGCAGAACGAAGAATAAACATAACCCTAAAAAACGCTGAAGAGTTTTATATAAAAACTCATCAAGATGACCCTAAAAAGCGAAAATTTATAGCTTATGGTGTTGCGCATGGTTTTGACAAAGAGTCATTTATTTCTTCAGTTAAGAAACTCGAGGAAATAGGTTATCGACATATAACAATTGGCGGTATGATCAAGTCCAAAACACCAGACTTATTAGACTTATTGGAAACTCTTTCCACCACTAAAAGCGCAGAAACACAATTCCACTTACTAGGTATATGTCGTTTTGAAAATATTCCAGCTTACGCAAAATATGGTGTAACTAGCGCAGATAGCACATCTCCACTAATGCAAGGCATTAAAGCTGGAAAATATTTTGACTTTAACGATGAGAGCCATGAGTTAATTCAATCACTATCAATTCGAATTCGTCAATGTGACCATGAAAATGTGCAAAAATTAATTGATAAACACCGAAATGGTATAAGAAACTTAGTTTCGCAAATGCTAGCGAATAATGAAATTGATATCGACCTCTCTAACAAAGCATTGTCTACAAATGAATGTGTAAAAAGGCTTGAGTCAGATTGTATTAAGAAGTTAATAAAATATGATGCCAACGGTGAAGGCTTTGAGTCGACATTCAAAGCTTTAATGGCATATGAAAAAGTTACAACACCTGATTATCTAGTCAAAGAAATGACATCTGTTAAAAAGGCAACACTTGCTAAAGATAAACATAGAGTGCACAACTTTTTAAGGGAAAGACCTTGGAAGAATTGTTCTTGTGGTATTTGTGAAAGTGGAATAATGAATATAGTGTTCAGATCTAACCAAACAAATCGCCGAAGAGGAATTCATAACTTGGCAATGGTGACAAAACATAAAGATAAGGTCATTGATGTTTTAAAGAATGCTGAGGTTGAAGCCTAA
- the queD gene encoding 6-carboxytetrahydropterin synthase QueD, whose protein sequence is MTIEIYKEFTFEAAHKLPNVPDGHKCGRLHGHSYNVRIHLKGTVDKNSGWFIDFSDVKTIFKPIYNQLDHHYLNDIEGLENPTAEVISKWIWNKLKPELPELFAVELMETCTCGVIYKGQ, encoded by the coding sequence ATGACTATCGAAATATATAAAGAATTTACTTTTGAAGCTGCACATAAATTACCTAATGTGCCTGATGGACATAAATGCGGGCGACTCCACGGCCACTCATACAATGTTAGAATCCATTTAAAAGGCACTGTAGATAAAAATTCAGGTTGGTTTATAGATTTTTCAGACGTAAAAACTATCTTCAAGCCTATATATAATCAACTAGATCATCATTATTTAAACGACATTGAAGGATTAGAAAACCCTACGGCAGAAGTTATATCAAAATGGATTTGGAATAAATTAAAGCCTGAATTACCGGAACTATTTGCAGTTGAGTTAATGGAAACGTGCACATGTGGCGTTATTTATAAAGGCCAATAA